A region of the Silene latifolia isolate original U9 population chromosome 9, ASM4854445v1, whole genome shotgun sequence genome:
TTTGGTGTTGATGACATAATTTTGCATTTGTAGCATACACAAgccctttcactaattttctggTTTGGTTGTTCATTTCTCACATTTACACAAGTAAATGCACttgaaaagtaaacaaataaaccATAAATTGACAAGGGTTGTTCAATTAACAACCATCTAAAAAATTGTTACTGCTTGAAAGGCAACTGCTGCCAGAATTCATCAGCGCACACAAATTGCTGCAGTAtacaaacaaaccaaaccaacTACAACACACATCATCTCAACAAACAGCCTAAGAAGACTGAAATTGACATTCACCAAATAAACTTCATTGTTCAAAGGATACTGATAATGAAAGAGCATAATGAAACTACATTGTTCAAAACACAATAGCAGAAGCACGATTGTAAATAAAGTTCAAAAACAACAACATTAGATCAGAGCAGATTGTTTGAAGCTTGGGACAACAGTTCAGTGAATGACATAGAAGTGGGTGGTGCTTGGTTGGGTGCATTTGCAGCAGTGGAGGTACTTGGGGAGTTGCCCGTATGGTGTGCTGTTCTCCAGGTCTCTTTTCTTGCAGCCCTTGCCTGTCTTTTTTCCCTTGCATTCTTTGCATACTCACTTCTGCCAATGGGCCTTCCACCAGGAGCCGCAGTTGGCTTTGGAGGTGCAGGGTTTTTTTTGCATGTTCTTTTGTAATGACCTAAGCCACCAAAGTGGCTACAATTGTTGGTCCTCTTCAACCTCTTCACTTGTTGGTCTTCCTTTTCACCAGCTGACTTTCTTCTCTTCTTTGATTTTGGTCTTCCTGGCATGGTCCTCATTGGTGGTGGTAGTGGCTCTGGTAAACCTATTGGTTCCCATTGTTTGACACCAGGCATAGAAGAAACAGAGTGGGCATATGTGAGCATGTACCTCTCATTTGAGTAAGCCTCATCAACATAGTTTCTGGGGTCCATTCTCTTTTCAAGCATGTATGCCATTGCATGGGGACAAGGCAGACCAGTTAAGTCTCAATACTTGCACCCACATGACCTGGTGTTTAAGTTCACAATAAATTGCTCTCCTTTCAGCTCAACCTCAAACTCACCATCATCAGATTGCATAAAAGTAGCAAATCTGGCCTCATCCTTTGCCCATTCCAAGTACTTGGTCACATATGGCATCAACCTCTCATGTGGACCAAGTTACACCGTGTCTGATCACAATGCACCGATTGAGCTTGGGAGATACACAGGCTAGAGTAATCTTGATCCTTGGCTTCCAATTGTTGATCGGTTTTGCATGGGAAAGCGTGCAATACTACAAAAAGCTTAGCAAACTACCCGGTGAAACTcatttaagcaatttaatcataaACTTAAGCAATTATCAATTAAATGCACCAAATTTAGAACAAAAGCAAGGGTTTTTGACACGAATAAAGGGACATGCATATTGttttatatacattgcatttaataTACTGTATACCATGTTTTAACACTGATTTAACCTATTATCATGCATTATAAAAGAAATAGTATTTTGGTTAATATTttttaaatgttaattatttagGATAATGTTTATAAAAATATACTCGTGCAATTTCGCACGGATTGAAAACTAGTAACTACTGATTTCAAGGGTTTATCAAGCGTGGTCGTCTCATTTAAACTTGTTAGTAAACCATTCATTTCAGGTTAATTAAACCctaaaattgttcatttattGTTAATAAATAGTTTATCCTTTTACATAACGGGACAACCAGAGAGTATATAACGGTCTTATCTATAATAATCCGATCCACCACCGTCATAACACAACCCTAAtaataagatgggatgtgtacctttAGGTCCATTATTTGTCCTCATTTACGctcaaaagcacaaggccttgttagtAAGTGGTGAGTGGAATCCTGTATAAATGTATCACAAGCTCTTTATATTcacgatgtgggacaacttttcCTGTCAAACTCTTGGGTGTTACAAACTcaccacttaaagaacacaacgtccccGTTGTGCCTTAAACCTGACCGCAACCAAGTCTAGAATCctccccgctaggtgggtgactCGGGTACTCCTAACCACTGGCtgaccacacggtcgcagggttgctctgatatcatttataacaacccgacccaccaccgtcgtaacataacccaataagatgggatgtgtacctttAGGCCCATTATTTATCCTTACTTAAACTCAAAAGCAAAAGGCATttttactaagtggtgggtgaaatcctttataaacatatcacaagcgcTTTATTTTCCTGATTTAGGACAACTTTTCCTATCAAACTTACAATCAGTATTGTATGTATTAAACTGAAAAAACTGAATTCAATATAGTTGGACTAATCACCATTGAATAGAATATCTAAATACAGCTTTGCTCATTAATTTCTAAATGAAAAAATACaaacatataacaacaccaaaacaaaaatttattgaatttgtatcaaataataaaaaatacTACACACTTCATGAATTTGTTTAAATGGCTAGACAATTTCCACAGTTTCAGTCAACAAAGGAACATGATCCACAAGAAGTTCCTCAAGATGATCAGATAAGGTGGATTTGTTAATAGTCTCATGATGGTATGACTTGCATACACAATAGAATACAGTTTGGACCACCAAACTGTATAAAGTTTGCAAAGGGTTCAACACCAATATTATAATTGCGAATAAGATCTTGAGTCCAATTCCAATGTTGATATCTTTTACGAGTAGTTCTCGATTCAATAATAAAATTGGCGCGTAACATATACCTTGGACCAACATTATTCCTATTGCAGTTCCAAACTGGCCTTTGATCAAATTTCTGCTCTTCTTCATGGCTCCAAACCCGCAATGATTTTCCATTACGGAAATAACATTGGCTAATTGCCAAAATATTGTAAGGTATATCACACCCACGGATAATAGTATGATTGCAATCATGGTTATAATCGTTAACCCTGCTCGTGTATCACCTTTTTTTAAGGAGAACCCGTGAATTATTAAAAGAGCGCATAAGAGTATGACGATAGTGTATACGAATATTATGCAAAAGTTGCTTATGAGGGTGATAATGAGTCTCTTCCAAACCTTTGGAATAGCCTTCATGACTTGTTTGATGGTAATTTCTTTGCCAGAGTATATACATGCAGCTGTATAAACAACTGCTGAAATAGAAAGCAGGGTTAATATAATGACGAATATGACTGTGAAATAGACCGCTTCGAATCCCCAATATAAAACCCATTTTGAAGAGGAATTCATGTGGGATGAATGGTTGGTGATTTTATTAGAGAAGAACTTGGATATTTCATTATTGACTAGGGATATGAATGTGAGAGGTAGGATGAAGGCAAGAGTTATCTTAGTGAAGATTTTAGGGTGTGACAAGATGATCTTGAATGATTCCTTGAGAACACCAATGAAACCTAGGAATTCAAGTTGCTCTTGCTCCTTGTCCATGGCTATGGATGGCTTTGCAATTGAATTTTTGTTGAAAAATGATGTgcttattattatatatataaggTAAATGGATGACTTTGAGTCAAATTTGGTGCTTGGCTAATGAAACACCCATGCTACCCCAGACGAAtattctctgttttttttttctcaacttgataattttttatttttgttggtGACGATGGACCTGCCGCCGCTACTTTTGTTGTGAACTGGATACATTTTCGGGTATATATATAATAGCCTGCGAACCACGTATACTAGATAAGGCACCCTAGAGTGACAAGCTCGAAGTCTAAAAGTCATAGTCTCAGGCCATAAATACTCTACAAATTGTCAACCTGATAATTGTCGTAGTCTTGTGTGTTAAAATAAATTAGGGATATTTTACACGGTACCCTTGTGTTTTGTCGTTTTCTATGAGGTACCCCGTCTTTTTGAGCTAAAAATCATTGACGGCCTGTAATTCGTGGTCACGAGTTCGGAACGCGgcgattcattttttttttcaaattgctCGCCTTTATGAGAACTACTtgggtttgaaaaaaaaaattgctacTTTCGAAACTTGTTACAAGAGTTACGGTTGGTCAAACGTTTTCAACCAAATAAACTTTGACCGGCTATATCTCATGGCTACGAGTTCAGAAagtaacgatttttttttttttttcaaattgattgcCTTTACTAGATATTTAGTTTGACAATGTTTGAAAAAGCAGATTGTCGTTTTTGAGTTTATGGCCAAGAATCATAGATAATCAAagatttttaatttaaacaaagaagtatattatagaatatgaaaaaaCGTAAAAGTACCCTAGTCCATATAGAATATCACAATAAATTATTTGCGAGGTCCTGTAATTGTAGAACTTTGGGTTTGAAAATTTTCATAGAAGCAAACTAGTTTTTGCTTAGTTGATTGTCCAGAGCTACAACGCCTACAAGCATCTCTTgagtaaattagggtttttgCTTAGTTGATTGTCCAGAACTAGTTTTTGCTTAGTTGATTGTCCAGATCGGTCATCTCCTGGGGGGCAGTCGAGTCAAACGCCTTGGAGCAAGCTGGGGTCAGAAGCCTTTCTAGTGCAGGCCAGTAGTTGGCCCGGTCAGCGTCCCCAAACTCAGCAGGGAGGCGTAGAAGCAGCTCGTCAGAATGAATGGGGGACCCAGGAGCGCGTGATATTGGGGTAGCTTCAATGGGCTCTGGAGCAGGCCTAGAAGATGATCTTCTTCTTGAGGAGGCAGGAGAGTGAGAGGAGTCAGCAGTCCTCTTCCTGGCATGGCGCATCAAGATCTCGGAGGCAGATGGCTTGGCACTTCCTACAGGGGCACAGGGACGCAGGGGGTCAGAGTAAAGAATCAAAGAAGACAGGGAATTCCAAGGGATTGAGGGGTGTTTACCGAAGACATGGTTTCCTCGGAGCGAGACTCGTCTAAACCAAAGAAGCGGGGAGGGGGAATGATCTACGATCTTCAGGGATGGAAAAGAGCTTGGCAACAGAAGTATCCTCGTCCTCGGATTTCTCAGGGTTCTTGAGTTCTGCGTCAAATCAAAGAGTAAGAATAGTAAGCGACGGGGGCAATTATAATTAAACATGCAAATGCACTTACTCTTGGCGAAAACCCAGTGTTCAAACAGGTAGTCGGCACGAATGGGAAGAGACTCAAGCTTGATGTAGAAGAAATCCTCATACCACCCGTCGTCTTTCCCTTTTGCCGCCGAGAGGAGGAAGTTCTCGGTCTTCTCCACAGACCTAAAAGTATATTGGCCGTGCCCCAGTGATCGACACTCGAACCTATGGGCCAGATCTGATAAACCAATCTCGGCGCCCATACTATTGTTCAGAGCAACGGTGGACAGGAGGATCCTCCACGCATAAGGAGCGATTTGGGCCATAGGGAGAGAGTTCAGGCGGATGAACTCTTGGATCATCGAGGGGAAGGGAAATTTGAGACCAAGGACAAAGGGGTAGGTGTACAAGCAGATCCACCCCGAACGGAAAGCGTCTGCTTTCTGACCAGGTTTGGGGATGTGGATCACCACATCGTCACCAAGCCCCAGCAGAGCTTTGATTCTGGGTATATCCTCCTGGGTAAGGTGAGAGTCACCGGAATGTGGTCTTTTGAGGACTCCCTGTGTGGGGAAGTCGTCGTTTTCAAGGTCGATGGTGGTGGAGGAAGATGAAGTTAAGCGAGTCTTAGCCATAATAAACGAGGAGGAAGAAATGGAAGTACCTGAGAGGACGGATGAGGGCGGCGCTGGCAGTGAAAGGGTGTT
Encoded here:
- the LOC141600658 gene encoding uncharacterized protein LOC141600658; translated protein: MIAIILLSVGVIYLTIFWQLANVISVMENHCGFGAMKKSRNLIKGQFGTAIGIMLVQGICYAPILLLNRELLVKDINIGIGLKILFAIIILVLNPLQTLYSLVVQTVFYCVCKSYHHETINKSTLSDHLEELLVDHVPLLTETVEIV